One stretch of Comamonas testosteroni DNA includes these proteins:
- a CDS encoding RelA/SpoT family protein: MTAAQNSTIAPSSTAPAKPQRMPAEQAARVSAAAFEGLMEHLGYLDADSAERVRQAYVYADQAHTDQWRSSGDPYITHPIAVTGICANWKLDAPALMAALLHDSMEDCGITKLDLKERFGEDVAELVDGLTKLDKLQFNTREENQAESFRKMLLAMARDVRVILIKLADRTHNMRTMSDMPRSKWGRISSETLEIYAPIAHRLGLNQTYRELQDLSFKHLHPWRYATLEKAIGRSRTRRRDLVHRVQDEVSTAFATHSLPVRLLGRESTLYSLYQRMQKNQLSFAKVTDIYGFRIIVPKTLDCYTALGVLHQKYKPMPGRFKDYIAIAKSNGYQSLHTTLVGPSSVSIEFQIRTEEMNIVAEAGVAAHWLYKAQQGHDSEHLSTQWLQSLLDIQNETRDAAEFWDHVKVDLFPDAVYVFTPKSEIMAMPRGATVVDFAYAIHSKIGHRTTAAKINDEEVPLRTELKSGDVVQIITSETSTPNPAWLSFVKTGRARSKIRSYLKNAAQTEAGQLGETLLAQALRAEGIDSVPSQDDANKSVWDEILRITGNRTPADLMVDIGMGRRIASLVAARMTAFMTKQGVRPDALLITQERFNTHNRPFQGAVTLNGDESSSVYYSHCCRPVPGDPILGYLGGQGLVVHHAHCNNAIKLREKDADRFITVDWSDDITRLFEAGIVVTVQNNKGVLARVAAELSNAEADIVRVEMTDEAAIGTTDLRFVISVQNSVQLENALRNLRRLHSVIRASRVMA, encoded by the coding sequence ATGACAGCGGCCCAGAACTCGACGATTGCTCCTTCCTCTACGGCACCGGCCAAGCCTCAGCGCATGCCCGCTGAACAGGCTGCACGTGTGTCGGCTGCTGCTTTTGAGGGCTTGATGGAGCATCTCGGCTACCTGGATGCCGACAGCGCCGAGCGTGTGCGCCAGGCGTATGTCTACGCAGATCAAGCACATACGGATCAGTGGCGCAGCAGTGGAGACCCCTATATCACCCACCCCATCGCGGTCACGGGAATCTGCGCCAACTGGAAGCTCGATGCCCCTGCCCTGATGGCGGCCCTGCTGCATGACTCCATGGAGGATTGCGGCATCACCAAGCTGGATCTGAAGGAGCGCTTTGGCGAGGATGTGGCCGAGCTGGTGGACGGGCTGACCAAGCTGGACAAGCTGCAGTTCAATACCCGCGAGGAAAACCAGGCCGAGTCCTTTCGCAAGATGCTGCTGGCCATGGCACGCGATGTGCGCGTCATCCTGATCAAGCTGGCCGACCGCACCCACAATATGCGCACCATGAGCGACATGCCGCGCAGCAAGTGGGGCCGCATCTCGTCCGAAACGCTGGAGATCTACGCCCCCATCGCTCACCGCCTGGGTCTGAACCAGACCTATCGCGAGCTTCAGGACCTGTCGTTCAAGCATCTGCACCCCTGGCGCTATGCCACGCTGGAAAAAGCCATCGGCCGCTCGCGTACACGCCGCCGTGATCTGGTCCATCGTGTGCAGGATGAAGTCAGCACCGCTTTTGCCACGCACAGCCTGCCGGTTCGCCTGCTGGGCCGCGAGAGCACGCTGTATTCGCTGTACCAGCGCATGCAGAAGAACCAGCTGAGCTTTGCCAAGGTCACCGACATCTACGGCTTTCGCATCATCGTCCCCAAGACGCTGGACTGCTACACGGCCCTCGGGGTGCTGCACCAGAAGTACAAGCCCATGCCGGGCCGCTTCAAGGACTACATCGCCATCGCCAAGAGCAATGGCTACCAGTCGCTGCACACCACGCTGGTCGGCCCCTCCAGCGTCAGCATCGAATTCCAGATTCGAACGGAAGAGATGAACATCGTGGCCGAGGCCGGCGTCGCGGCCCACTGGCTGTACAAGGCGCAGCAAGGTCATGACTCCGAGCATCTGTCCACCCAGTGGCTGCAGTCCCTGCTCGACATCCAGAACGAGACCCGTGACGCGGCGGAGTTCTGGGATCACGTCAAGGTCGATCTCTTTCCCGATGCCGTGTACGTGTTCACGCCCAAGAGCGAGATCATGGCCATGCCGCGCGGCGCCACGGTGGTGGACTTTGCCTATGCCATCCACAGCAAGATCGGGCATCGCACCACGGCAGCCAAGATCAATGACGAAGAAGTGCCGCTGCGCACCGAACTCAAGAGCGGCGATGTGGTGCAGATCATCACCTCCGAGACCTCCACGCCCAATCCGGCCTGGCTGAGTTTTGTGAAAACCGGTCGCGCGCGATCCAAGATCCGCTCCTACCTCAAGAATGCAGCCCAGACCGAAGCCGGTCAGCTCGGAGAAACGCTGCTGGCCCAGGCTCTGCGTGCCGAAGGCATTGACAGCGTACCGTCGCAGGACGATGCCAACAAGAGCGTCTGGGACGAGATTTTGCGCATCACGGGCAACCGCACGCCCGCAGACCTCATGGTCGATATCGGCATGGGCCGCCGCATCGCCTCGCTGGTGGCGGCGCGCATGACCGCCTTCATGACCAAGCAGGGCGTGCGCCCGGATGCCCTGCTCATCACGCAGGAGCGCTTCAACACGCACAACCGCCCCTTCCAGGGCGCGGTCACGCTCAACGGCGACGAGAGCAGTTCGGTCTATTACTCGCACTGCTGCCGCCCCGTGCCGGGCGACCCGATTCTGGGCTACCTGGGCGGCCAGGGCCTGGTCGTGCACCACGCCCACTGCAACAATGCCATCAAGCTGCGCGAAAAGGATGCCGACCGTTTCATCACGGTGGACTGGTCAGACGACATCACGCGCCTGTTCGAGGCGGGAATCGTGGTCACTGTGCAGAACAACAAGGGCGTGCTGGCCCGTGTGGCGGCCGAGCTATCAAACGCCGAAGCCGATATCGTGCGCGTCGAGATGACCGACGAAGCCGCGATCGGCACCACCGATCTGCGCTTTGTCATCTCCGTGCAGAACAGCGTTCAGCTGGAGAATGCGCTGCGCAATCTGCGTCGCCTGCACTCGGTCATTCGCGCCAGCCGCGTCATGGCCTGA
- a CDS encoding nuclear transport factor 2 family protein yields the protein MSKQESQPDVQFLARFSDAWNRHDIDALMDFMADECEFHAVAGPDLMGRSFVGREAVREGFQLAWQVFPDAAWVDGEHFVQGARGVSESTFKGTKADGLRVEARMVDVFTFRDGKIAVKNAYRKDRPPVALS from the coding sequence ATGAGCAAGCAAGAATCCCAACCCGATGTCCAGTTCCTGGCGCGTTTCTCCGACGCGTGGAATCGGCATGACATTGACGCATTGATGGACTTCATGGCCGACGAATGCGAGTTTCACGCCGTTGCCGGCCCTGATCTGATGGGGCGCAGCTTCGTGGGCCGCGAGGCCGTGCGCGAAGGCTTTCAGCTGGCCTGGCAGGTCTTCCCCGATGCCGCCTGGGTGGATGGAGAGCATTTTGTCCAGGGCGCGCGCGGTGTTTCTGAAAGCACCTTCAAAGGCACCAAGGCCGACGGCCTGCGTGTGGAAGCTCGCATGGTCGATGTGTTCACCTTCCGCGACGGCAAGATCGCCGTCAAGAACGCCTACCGCAAGGATCGTCCTCCAGTGGCGCTTTCCTGA
- a CDS encoding amino acid permease, whose product MIGNPHSSPDGLSHSLKQRHMTMIALGGVIGAGLFVGSGVVIKSAGPAAVISFLITGLLVVLVMRMLGEMACSMTGGSFYEYAREAWRDRPAVGQLAGFLTGWMYWYFWVIVVAIEAVAGAELVRYWLPDVPAWSISLVLLVMMTLTNLVSVKSFGECEFWLASVKVAAIVVFLFIAGVYVLGLTPGSGGMHVANLSQNGGFMPNGIVPVLTGAVAATGFYFGAEIVTIAAAETAEPQKAVAKATNSVILRVLVFYVGSVLLVACLVPWNSTGMSMPYVSALDAMGVPAAAQIMNAVVLTAVLSALNSGLYASSRMLFALTRRGDAPKVLAQVSRNGVPVYAILVATLFGYGAIVMSYLSPDKVFAFLVNSYGTVAIFVYILIAISQLRLRSRLEREAPHLLKVRMWCFPYLTWLAIAGMLSIVVAMGFIPEQRTPLALGVASLCILLIAYRVRQALRRGMSPEGLLDELAPPKLRKN is encoded by the coding sequence ATGATTGGAAATCCGCATTCGTCGCCGGACGGGCTGTCGCACAGTCTCAAGCAGCGGCACATGACCATGATTGCCCTGGGCGGCGTCATCGGTGCCGGGCTCTTCGTCGGCAGCGGCGTGGTCATCAAGTCGGCCGGGCCGGCGGCTGTCATCTCTTTTCTGATCACCGGCCTGCTGGTGGTGCTGGTCATGCGCATGCTGGGCGAGATGGCCTGCTCCATGACAGGGGGCTCCTTTTACGAGTACGCCCGGGAAGCATGGCGCGACCGGCCCGCCGTGGGTCAGCTGGCGGGATTTCTGACGGGCTGGATGTACTGGTATTTCTGGGTCATCGTCGTGGCGATCGAAGCGGTGGCGGGGGCAGAGCTGGTGCGCTACTGGCTGCCCGACGTACCGGCCTGGAGCATCAGCCTGGTCCTGCTGGTCATGATGACGCTGACCAATCTGGTCTCGGTCAAGTCCTTTGGCGAATGCGAGTTCTGGCTGGCTTCCGTGAAGGTGGCGGCCATCGTGGTGTTTCTGTTCATCGCCGGTGTCTATGTGCTGGGCCTGACTCCGGGGAGTGGCGGAATGCATGTCGCCAATCTGAGCCAGAACGGCGGCTTCATGCCCAACGGCATTGTTCCGGTGCTCACGGGGGCCGTGGCCGCGACCGGCTTCTATTTCGGCGCGGAGATCGTGACGATTGCGGCGGCTGAAACCGCCGAGCCTCAGAAGGCCGTGGCCAAGGCCACGAATTCGGTCATCCTGCGCGTGCTGGTGTTCTACGTGGGATCGGTGCTGCTGGTGGCCTGCCTGGTGCCATGGAACTCCACGGGCATGTCCATGCCCTATGTCAGCGCTCTCGATGCCATGGGCGTGCCGGCCGCTGCCCAGATCATGAATGCAGTGGTGCTGACCGCCGTGCTGTCGGCGCTCAACTCCGGGCTTTATGCTTCGTCGCGCATGCTGTTTGCGCTGACGCGACGCGGCGATGCACCCAAGGTGCTGGCCCAGGTCAGCCGCAATGGCGTGCCCGTGTACGCGATTCTGGTGGCCACATTGTTCGGCTACGGTGCCATCGTCATGTCCTATCTGTCTCCCGACAAGGTGTTCGCCTTTCTCGTGAACTCCTACGGAACGGTTGCCATCTTTGTCTATATCCTGATTGCGATCTCCCAGCTGCGCCTGCGCTCGCGTCTGGAGCGCGAAGCGCCGCATCTGCTCAAGGTGCGCATGTGGTGCTTCCCTTATCTGACCTGGCTGGCGATTGCGGGCATGCTGTCCATCGTGGTGGCCATGGGCTTCATTCCCGAACAGCGCACTCCGCTTGCCCTGGGTGTGGCCAGCCTGTGCATCTTGCTGATTGCCTATCGCGTGCGCCAGGCGTTGCGGCGCGGAATGAGTCCCGAGGGCCTGCTAGACGAGCTGGCACCGCCCAAGCTGCGCAAGAATTGA
- a CDS encoding lytic murein transglycosylase: protein MAFMLQTAPSLLNVRQPLLITAVAAALLAGCATRPEPPAAAAYEPVQPAKAEQATDEAAMESPIQASNFAHWKQEFAPRARAAGISERTLRSALAGAKLQPSIVKLDRSQPEFTRTPWQYLDSAVSAQRIRTGKLKMQEYVASLQAASQRYGVPAPVIAAIWGMESNYGSNFGSFSAVDALATLAFDGRRAEWAQKELIAALRIIDNGDIDAAHMISSWAGAMGNTQFLPSVFLQYAVDADGDGRRDIWGSMADVAASTANYLASSGWNPGEPWGVEVRLPADFDYARTELSTRQNSTAWAAEGVQSVNGQALPAMAGASIIAPAGARGPAFMVGSNFRAILRYNNSTNYALAVGLLASQLAGNGGVSAEWPRDLGALTREQTRALQTALTQLGFATGAADGVMGPATRAGLRQYQQSQGLAADGYPTLELLQRLQAGNQSQKQ, encoded by the coding sequence ATGGCATTCATGCTCCAAACCGCACCTTCGCTTCTGAATGTCCGTCAGCCGTTGCTGATCACCGCCGTCGCAGCAGCCCTGCTCGCAGGCTGCGCCACCCGGCCCGAACCTCCAGCAGCGGCGGCGTACGAACCGGTACAGCCTGCCAAAGCAGAGCAAGCCACCGACGAAGCGGCGATGGAAAGCCCCATACAGGCCAGCAACTTCGCGCACTGGAAGCAGGAATTTGCCCCACGCGCACGCGCAGCAGGCATTTCGGAGCGCACGCTGCGCAGCGCATTGGCCGGAGCCAAGCTGCAGCCCAGCATCGTCAAGCTCGACCGCTCACAGCCCGAGTTCACGCGCACGCCCTGGCAGTATCTGGATAGCGCCGTCTCCGCACAGCGCATCAGGACCGGCAAGCTCAAGATGCAGGAATACGTAGCCAGTCTGCAAGCGGCCAGCCAGCGATATGGCGTGCCTGCGCCCGTGATTGCAGCCATCTGGGGCATGGAGAGCAATTACGGCAGCAACTTCGGCAGCTTCTCGGCCGTGGATGCACTGGCCACTCTCGCCTTCGACGGCCGCCGTGCCGAATGGGCGCAGAAGGAGCTGATTGCCGCGCTGCGCATCATCGACAACGGCGACATCGACGCCGCCCATATGATCAGCTCCTGGGCCGGCGCCATGGGCAACACCCAGTTTCTGCCCTCGGTCTTCCTGCAATATGCAGTCGATGCCGATGGAGACGGCCGCCGCGACATCTGGGGCTCCATGGCCGATGTGGCCGCATCCACGGCCAACTATCTTGCAAGCTCGGGCTGGAACCCCGGCGAACCCTGGGGTGTGGAAGTGCGCCTGCCAGCCGATTTCGATTACGCGCGCACCGAGCTTTCCACGCGCCAGAACAGCACTGCCTGGGCTGCAGAAGGCGTGCAAAGCGTGAACGGCCAGGCCTTGCCCGCGATGGCAGGAGCCAGCATCATTGCACCGGCCGGTGCCCGTGGTCCGGCCTTCATGGTGGGCAGCAACTTCCGCGCCATCCTGCGCTACAACAACTCCACCAACTATGCACTCGCCGTGGGCCTGCTCGCATCGCAGCTGGCAGGCAATGGAGGCGTCAGCGCCGAATGGCCGCGCGATCTCGGCGCCCTGACGCGTGAGCAGACACGGGCGCTGCAGACCGCCCTGACGCAGCTCGGCTTTGCCACCGGAGCGGCCGACGGCGTGATGGGTCCGGCCACCCGTGCCGGACTTCGTCAGTACCAGCAGAGCCAGGGTCTGGCGGCAGACGGCTACCCCACGCTGGAGCTGCTGCAGCGCCTGCAGGCTGGCAATCAGTCTCAAAAACAATAG
- a CDS encoding PLP-dependent aminotransferase family protein: MTTDRKQASPSIPPSVAMWEQLFRRSARPSLSLQGQIREMLVDAILTGILAPGDAIPSSRELAKLLGVGRITVVMAYQQLTEEAFLLSRERKGHFIHPDVLQGRTAERNPGNVRNADAEVHTDWSRRLWLRPSLQRSIVKEDDWQQFPYPFLYGQFDKELFPTAAWRECCLKSLGVVDIRMWAPDHITRDDDSLIQQVQTKILPRRGVWASPDEIIITVGAQHALYMVADLLMREGTSIGIENPCYPDARNIFSSRTSQVIPIGVDGDGLPIVNAMRKLEYLYVTPSHQCPTGVTMPLERREALLEAAQKHDLIIIEDDYESESSFDEQPIPALKSLDRNNRVIYIGSLSKSLAPGLRVGYIVAPPELIKELRALRRLMIRHPSTFIQRTLAMFISLGHYEAQLRRLGQAQKERHAELTAAMARYLPQCRITPVRGGGSCWVQLPDHVPAQALARQAAEHGVLIEPGDVFFTSTSNTGNFIRLGYQSIPAGQIAQGIKALAEAMHCM; encoded by the coding sequence ATGACGACAGACAGAAAACAGGCCTCGCCTTCGATTCCTCCATCCGTGGCCATGTGGGAGCAGTTGTTTCGCCGCAGCGCCAGGCCCTCGCTGAGCCTGCAGGGCCAGATTCGCGAAATGCTGGTCGATGCCATCCTCACCGGCATTCTCGCGCCCGGTGATGCCATCCCCTCAAGTCGAGAGCTGGCCAAGCTGCTGGGCGTGGGCCGCATCACCGTGGTCATGGCCTACCAGCAGTTGACCGAAGAGGCCTTTTTGCTGAGCCGCGAGAGAAAAGGCCATTTCATCCACCCCGATGTGCTGCAGGGCCGCACCGCAGAGCGCAACCCCGGCAATGTCAGGAATGCGGACGCCGAGGTGCACACGGACTGGTCTCGCCGCCTGTGGCTGCGCCCCAGCCTGCAGCGCAGCATCGTCAAGGAAGACGACTGGCAGCAGTTCCCCTATCCGTTTCTCTACGGCCAGTTCGACAAGGAGCTGTTTCCCACGGCCGCCTGGCGCGAATGCTGCCTCAAGTCCCTGGGCGTGGTGGACATCCGCATGTGGGCACCCGATCACATCACCCGCGACGACGACAGCCTCATCCAGCAGGTCCAGACCAAGATCCTGCCGCGCCGCGGCGTCTGGGCCTCACCCGACGAAATCATCATCACCGTCGGAGCCCAGCATGCGCTGTACATGGTGGCCGATTTGCTGATGCGCGAGGGCACCTCCATCGGCATCGAAAACCCCTGCTACCCCGATGCGCGCAATATCTTCAGCAGCCGTACCTCTCAGGTCATCCCCATTGGCGTGGATGGCGATGGGCTGCCTATCGTCAATGCCATGCGCAAGCTCGAGTACCTCTACGTCACGCCCAGCCATCAGTGTCCCACCGGCGTCACCATGCCGCTGGAGCGGCGCGAAGCCTTGCTCGAGGCCGCACAGAAGCACGATCTCATCATCATCGAGGACGACTACGAAAGCGAAAGCAGCTTCGACGAACAACCCATCCCGGCACTCAAAAGCCTGGACCGCAACAACCGCGTAATCTATATCGGCAGTCTCTCCAAGAGTCTGGCACCCGGCCTTCGCGTGGGCTATATCGTGGCCCCGCCCGAGCTGATCAAGGAGCTGCGTGCCCTGCGCCGTCTGATGATCCGCCATCCGTCCACCTTCATCCAGCGCACATTGGCCATGTTCATCTCGCTGGGCCACTACGAAGCCCAGTTGCGCCGCCTCGGTCAGGCCCAGAAAGAGCGTCATGCCGAGCTGACGGCAGCCATGGCTCGCTACCTGCCCCAATGCCGCATCACGCCGGTACGCGGCGGCGGCTCGTGCTGGGTGCAACTGCCCGACCATGTGCCCGCGCAGGCACTGGCTCGCCAGGCCGCCGAGCACGGAGTGCTGATCGAGCCCGGCGATGTGTTCTTCACTTCCACTAGCAACACGGGCAACTTCATTCGCCTGGGCTACCAGTCCATTCCTGCGGGACAAATCGCCCAGGGCATCAAGGCCCTGGCAGAAGCCATGCACTGCATGTAG
- a CDS encoding ISL3 family transposase: MLDSKLLQALGGWEGYEVERVQWPQGDSRTVSIYLKPQASVMHCERCGAQCSQVHETTTRRVRDLALFEYKVVLHVPRRRLWCDSCGGPRLEKLSWLGRYQRVTDRLAQACSQLLRSSSIKAVAAFFDLGWHTVKSIDKTLLLATTAQPQWERIEYLAMDEFALHKGHRYATVVIDPISRQVLWVGQGRSRETARQFFEQLPVGVAQRIRAVAIDMTTAYELEIQANCPNAEIVYDLFHVVAKYGREVIDRVRVDQANLLRQQPLARKVLKSSRWLLLRNRNKLQAQQAVQLKELLAANEPLMAVYVLRDELKQLWFYRRPAWAHRAWQHWCEQARQSGITALSTFAQRLQSYLHGIIARCRHPLNTSVVEGINNTIKVIKRRAYGYRDQDYFFLKIRAAFPGNAR, from the coding sequence ATGCTGGACTCGAAGTTATTGCAGGCTCTTGGCGGCTGGGAGGGCTACGAGGTTGAACGTGTGCAGTGGCCCCAGGGCGATAGCCGCACCGTGTCGATCTATCTGAAGCCGCAGGCCAGCGTCATGCATTGCGAACGCTGCGGTGCGCAGTGCAGCCAAGTCCATGAGACCACGACACGGCGCGTGCGCGATCTGGCATTGTTCGAGTACAAGGTGGTGCTGCATGTGCCGCGTCGGCGTCTGTGGTGCGATAGCTGTGGTGGCCCGCGCCTGGAGAAACTCAGCTGGCTCGGTCGCTACCAGCGCGTCACAGACCGTCTGGCACAGGCGTGCAGCCAGTTGCTTCGCAGCAGCAGCATCAAGGCAGTCGCGGCCTTCTTCGATCTTGGGTGGCACACGGTCAAGTCCATCGACAAGACCTTATTGCTGGCCACTACCGCGCAGCCGCAATGGGAGCGGATCGAGTACTTGGCAATGGACGAGTTTGCGTTGCACAAGGGCCATCGCTACGCCACAGTCGTCATCGACCCCATCAGCCGGCAGGTGCTGTGGGTGGGGCAAGGGCGCTCACGCGAGACGGCCCGCCAGTTCTTCGAGCAGTTGCCCGTTGGCGTTGCCCAGCGCATTCGCGCGGTTGCTATCGACATGACTACTGCCTACGAGCTGGAGATCCAGGCCAACTGCCCCAACGCCGAGATCGTCTATGACCTGTTCCATGTCGTGGCCAAGTATGGCCGGGAGGTTATCGACCGAGTGCGTGTCGATCAGGCCAACTTGCTGCGCCAACAGCCCTTGGCGCGCAAGGTGCTCAAGTCCAGCCGCTGGTTGCTACTGCGCAATCGCAACAAGCTGCAGGCTCAACAAGCAGTGCAGCTCAAGGAGCTGCTGGCGGCCAATGAGCCATTAATGGCGGTATACGTCTTGCGCGATGAGCTAAAACAGCTGTGGTTTTACCGTCGTCCGGCTTGGGCGCATCGCGCCTGGCAGCACTGGTGTGAGCAAGCGCGCCAAAGCGGTATTACAGCACTGAGCACCTTTGCTCAGCGCTTGCAAAGCTACCTGCACGGGATCATCGCCCGATGCCGGCATCCGTTGAACACAAGTGTTGTCGAGGGCATCAACAACACCATCAAGGTCATCAAGCGCCGGGCCTATGGCTACCGCGATCAGGACTATTTCTTTCTGAAGATTCGCGCAGCCTTCCCCGGTAATGCGCGATGA
- the greB gene encoding transcription elongation factor GreB, with translation MSKAFTKESDGDDDEDVGALPPLPAGGKNYITPQGYQRIKDELLDLIDNERPKIVEIVHWAASNGDRSENGDYLYGKKRLREIDRRIRFLTKRLEIAEVVDPAVHSGSDQVFFGATVSYVDDEGVERTITIMGIDEADSAQNQVSWIAPVSRALLKARVGDEVALPTPAGVRMLEILDVSYPQPTTRS, from the coding sequence ATGAGCAAGGCTTTCACCAAAGAATCGGATGGCGACGACGATGAAGACGTCGGAGCTCTGCCGCCATTGCCCGCCGGCGGCAAGAACTACATCACGCCACAGGGCTACCAGCGCATCAAGGACGAGCTGCTGGATCTGATCGACAACGAGCGCCCCAAGATCGTGGAGATCGTGCATTGGGCGGCCAGCAACGGCGACCGCTCCGAAAACGGCGACTATCTCTATGGCAAGAAGCGCCTGCGCGAGATTGACCGCCGCATTCGCTTTCTTACCAAGAGACTGGAAATCGCAGAGGTCGTCGACCCTGCCGTGCACTCAGGCAGCGACCAGGTCTTTTTCGGCGCCACGGTCAGCTACGTGGATGACGAGGGCGTGGAGCGCACCATCACCATCATGGGCATTGACGAGGCGGACAGCGCGCAGAACCAGGTCAGCTGGATTGCCCCGGTTTCGCGCGCGCTGCTCAAGGCGCGTGTGGGCGACGAGGTGGCCTTGCCCACGCCGGCCGGCGTGCGCATGCTGGAGATTCTGGACGTCAGCTATCCTCAGCCCACAACGCGATCCTGA
- a CDS encoding NAD(P)/FAD-dependent oxidoreductase, which yields MKAEDIRPSHLNPYDPQYDPLVARNPGHGAGYAPTYWVGTAGRPPEDDGPVCGDMEADVVIVGSGFTGLSTALFLAREHGIRAVVLEANQSAWGCTSRNGGQGQNASGRLYRSQWIERWGKDTALKLDAEIREGFDTFKKLVAEFPECEPQPGGHLYIAHRDRKMDFLRNETRVMREVFGYDARILSVDAVRRDYVDDADCRGAMHEPDGIGVHPLKLAFGYLRKARELGVKVHPASPVLGMETRNGVHYLQTPGGTVKARAVGFATGGYTSNGLHPSLRSKIMPILSNSLVTRPLTQEELAATNFKTTQVITDTRTLRFYYRKLPDNRVQIGSRSSITGADAPNPVHMAKLVEGLHHKFPALKGIQVDYSWWGWVDVSHDMMPRITQPDPRESVFYAVGYGGNGVSFSAHAGRRMAQRIAGQNLKAFELPIYNSSLEYPNVFNMVRSEAFAPFRRMGQRFLYHWYHMNDEKS from the coding sequence ATGAAAGCCGAGGACATCCGCCCCAGCCATCTGAATCCATACGACCCGCAGTACGACCCCCTGGTTGCAAGAAACCCCGGACATGGCGCCGGCTACGCTCCGACCTACTGGGTAGGGACGGCAGGCCGGCCACCCGAGGACGATGGTCCGGTCTGCGGCGACATGGAGGCCGATGTGGTCATCGTGGGCTCGGGCTTCACGGGCCTGTCCACGGCCCTGTTCCTGGCCCGCGAACACGGCATTCGCGCCGTGGTTCTCGAAGCCAACCAGAGCGCCTGGGGCTGCACCAGCCGCAACGGCGGCCAGGGCCAGAATGCCAGCGGCCGCCTCTATCGCTCGCAGTGGATAGAGCGCTGGGGCAAGGACACAGCCCTGAAACTTGATGCGGAAATCCGCGAAGGATTCGACACGTTCAAAAAACTGGTTGCGGAGTTTCCAGAATGCGAGCCGCAGCCGGGAGGGCATTTGTATATTGCCCACCGCGACAGAAAAATGGATTTTCTGCGCAACGAGACCCGCGTCATGCGCGAAGTCTTCGGCTACGACGCCCGCATACTCAGCGTCGACGCAGTGCGCCGCGACTATGTCGACGACGCCGACTGCCGTGGCGCGATGCATGAGCCCGACGGCATTGGCGTGCATCCGCTCAAGCTGGCATTCGGCTATCTGCGCAAGGCCCGCGAGCTGGGAGTGAAGGTGCATCCCGCCAGTCCCGTGCTGGGCATGGAGACACGCAACGGCGTGCATTACCTCCAGACACCGGGCGGCACGGTCAAGGCACGCGCCGTCGGCTTTGCCACCGGCGGCTATACCAGCAACGGCCTGCACCCCAGCCTGCGCTCCAAAATCATGCCGATTCTCTCGAACTCGCTGGTCACCAGGCCCTTGACGCAAGAAGAGCTGGCCGCCACCAATTTCAAGACCACGCAGGTCATCACCGACACCCGTACCCTGCGCTTTTACTACCGCAAGCTGCCCGACAACCGCGTGCAGATCGGCAGCCGCAGCTCGATCACCGGAGCCGATGCGCCCAATCCGGTCCATATGGCCAAGCTGGTCGAGGGCCTGCACCACAAGTTCCCGGCCCTCAAGGGAATCCAGGTGGACTACTCCTGGTGGGGCTGGGTCGATGTAAGCCACGACATGATGCCGCGCATCACCCAGCCCGATCCAAGGGAAAGCGTCTTCTATGCGGTCGGCTATGGCGGCAACGGCGTGTCGTTCTCTGCGCATGCAGGCCGTCGCATGGCCCAGCGCATCGCAGGTCAGAACCTCAAGGCCTTCGAGTTGCCAATCTACAACTCATCGCTCGAATATCCGAATGTGTTCAATATGGTGCGCTCGGAGGCGTTTGCACCATTTCGCCGCATGGGCCAGCGCTTTCTCTACCACTGGTATCACATGAACGACGAGAAGAGCTGA